One genomic window of Erinaceus europaeus chromosome 7, mEriEur2.1, whole genome shotgun sequence includes the following:
- the LOC103107072 gene encoding killer cell lectin-like receptor subfamily E member 1, protein MNKEPINNATLKWGSQQKDMPTNNTKHKFGSNELPLVKKKLIHHKIHERQDENTAEDVDVKGDVSLHPWSLISGLLAVTCLLLLTMAIVLAVFTLGSSSKEVHSSNEQKASFKEVHSSKEQKGSSCHSCPKDWFWFRNNCYYFSKEELTWRESQLACLSLNSSLLKITREEMDLFTLKSFSWIGIYSNGIDRWWLWENGTALPFDMFFLPTVHKQVCLSYRSREALLDESCENNLTYICKSHPTFSVNSQEG, encoded by the exons ATGAACAAGGAGCCTATAAATAATGCTACACTAAAATGGGGTTCTCAGCAGAAGGACATGCCAACAAATAACACTAAACATAAATTTGGTTCAAATGAGTTGCCGTTAGTCAAGAAGAAGCTGATACACCACAAAATTCATGAAAGGCAGGATGAAAACACAGCAGAAGACGTCGATGTCAAAG GAGATGTCTCACTTCATCCCTGGAGCCTCATTTCTGGGTTGCTGGCTGTCACATGCCTTCTCCTGTTGACTATGGCCATTGTCCTGGCTGTCTTTACCCTAGGCT caTCCTCCAAGGAAGTACATTCCTCAAATGAACAAAAAG caTCTTTCAAGGAAGTACATTCCTCAAAGGAACAAAAAG GATCTAGTTGTCATTCATGTCCAAAGGACTGGTTTTGGTTCAGAAACAACTGCTACTACTTCTCCAAGGAAGAGTTAACTTGGAGAGAGAGTCAACTTGCCTGCTTGTCTCTAAATTCCAGTCTCCTAAAGATAACCAGAGAGGAGATG GATTTATTCACTTTAAAATCTTTCTCTTGGATTGGAATCTATTCTAATGGAATTGACCGGTGGTGGCTATGGGAAAATGGTACTGCTCTGCCCTTTGACAT gTTTTTTCTTCCTACGGTTCACAAACAAGTCTGTCTATCTTACAGATCAAGAGAAGCTTTATTAGATGAAAGCTGTGAAAATAACCTGACCTACATTTGTAAGAGTCACCCTACCTTTTCTGTAAATTCACAGGAAGGATAA